The following are encoded together in the Panicum virgatum strain AP13 chromosome 6K, P.virgatum_v5, whole genome shotgun sequence genome:
- the LOC120712872 gene encoding auxin response factor 21-like isoform X1 — protein sequence MAAPGTSSGGAGGEAGGGATKVNQELWYACAGPLVALPPAGSLVVYFPQGHSEQVAASMRKDADAKIPSYPNLPSKLICILISVTMHADPDTDEVYARMTLQPVSNVTQCDKETLLASELALKQTRPQTEFFCKTLTASDTSTHGGFSVPRRAAERIFPHLDFSMQPPAQELQARDLHDSIWTFRHIYRGQPKRHLLTTGWSLFVSGKRLLAGDSVLFIRDARQQLLLGIRRANRQPVNLSSSVLSSDSMHIGILAAAAHAAANNSQFTVFYNPRASPSEFVIPFAKYQKAVYSNQLSLGMRFRMMFETEESGTRRYMGTITGISDMDPVRWKNSQWRNIQVAWDEAAPSERRTRVSLWEIEPVIAPFFIYPSPLFTAKRPRQPGITDDETSDMENLFKRTMPWFGEEIYKKDLNTQNNLVPGLSLVQWMQQNPSLASTVGQPELLHSLAGKPVQTLAAADLSRQISFQPQFLQQNNIQFNTSLLPPQNQQTEQLAKVIATPNQSESVTVSQKVVQDCNPEQKQHAITQPVQGNQPTKSVAQPQFVVQNQLQQPQVILQAQPQQPQVIVQAQIQQQQHLVQNHTILQSGTQRIHLLQQQQPHLQQQPQQVQQSVQEQQQIKIQPIQVPNDMNMITQLSDHQMKIQLLKALQPQQPLIMEQQNMFMDLQHQTVNSNSQSSAQQCAQVATQVGGMHNSNTIQYPTQQKTQPHQPIQDFPGNAASVANPEIATSVGARSLHVPSGVQSLKTEDVPSSSTSPPANNNPVLLQSLPCSSKNQSLLAVAKTPQSSAIAGPTLEQGMKPYESTQQMVMIPKMAEQKPGTRQDYVNNTRMDYLDTSSSATSVCLSQADGSLHQNFPPSSFNQHQMLRETVPDSEFEVTDPGNNFLFGANIDGHLESLNADALLANNFETEKYMDQMPGAPGRGISNYISSKDSQQELSSSMISHSFGVAEIAFNSIDSSINDTPFLNRNSRPPPPAHQRIRTYTKVHKRGAVGRSIDINRYSGYDELKHDVARMFGIEGQLIDQNRGGWKLVYEDHEKDVLLVGDDPWEDFVNCVRCIRILSPQEEMQMRLASDFGDSFLPNQACSSSDGVHPWRVSGD from the exons ATGGCGGCGCCGGGGACGAGCTCCGGCGGGGCcggaggcgaggcgggcggcggggccacCAAGGTGAACCAGGAGCTGTGGTATGCGTGCGCGGGGCCGCTCgtcgcgctgccgccggcggggagTCTTGTCGTCTACTTCCCCCAGGGCCACAGCGAGCAG GTAGCAGCATCCATGCGAAAGGATGCAGATGCCAAAATTCCAAGCTATCCAAATCTTCCGTCTAAGCTTATATGCATCCTGATCAGTGTTACCATGCAT GCTGATCCTGACACAGATGAGGTTTATGCTCGAATGACTCTCCAACCAGTTAGCAAT GTGACACAGTGTGACAAGGAAACATTGCTGGCATCAGAGCTTGCACTGAAACAAACCAGACCACAGACAGAATTCTTCTGTAAAACACTTACTGCAAGTGATACAAGCACTCATGGAGGTTTCTCTGTGCCACGGCGTGCTGCCGAGCGAATTTTCCCCCATCTT GACTTCTCAATGCAGCCTCCTGCTCAGGAACTGCAGGCCAGGGATTTGCATGATTCAATTTGGACATTCCGTCATATATATAGAG GTCAGCCTAAAAGGCATTTGCTGACTACTGGCTGGAGCCTATTTGTCAGTGGAAAGAGACTTCTTGCTGGTGATTCAGTCTTATTTATTAG GGATGCAAGGCAGCAACTCCTCTTGGGGATAAGGCGAGCAAATAGGCAACCTGTTAACCTCTCATCATCTGTTTTGTCTAGTGACAGTATGCATATTGGTATTCTTGCTGCTGCAGCCCATGCAGCAGCTAACAACAGCCAATTCACGGTATTCTATAACCCAAG GGCGAGTCCTTCAGAATTTGTGATTCCTTTTGCCAAGTACCAGAAAGCTGTCTATAGCAACCAACTATCTCTTGGCATGCGGTTTAGGATGATGTTTGAAACAGAAGAATCTGGGACAAGAAG GTACATGGGAACAATAACAGGTATAAGTGATATGGATCCTGTAAGGTGGAAAAACTCCCAGTGGCGCAATATTCAG GTTGCATGGGATGAAGCTGCGCCAAGTGAGAGGCGCACCAGGGTTTCCCTCTGGGAGATTGAACCTGTCATTGCTCCATTCTTCATCTATCCCTCACCATTGTTCACTGCAAAACGTCCAAGACAACCAGGGATAACAG ATGATGAGACCTCTGACATGGAAAATCTTTTTAAGCGGACCATGCCATGGTTTGGTGAGGAGATTTACAAGAAAGATCTGAATACTCAGAATAACTTAGTTCCTGGATTAAGTTTAGTTCAGTGGATGCAACAGAACCCCTCGCTCGCTAGCACAGTTGGGCAGCCGGAATTGCTACACTCATTAGCTGGCAAACCTGTACAAACTCTGGCTGCAGCTGATCTGTCAAGGCAAATCAGCTTCCAGCCCCAGTTCCTGCAACAAAATAACATCCAGTTCAACACTTCACTGCTACCTCCACAAAACCAGCAGACTGAACAGTTAGCAAAAGTGATAGCTACACCAAACCAATCGGAAAGTGTTACAGTATCTCAGAAGGTAGTTCAAGATTGCAATCCCGAACAGAAGCAGCATGCGATAACTCAACCAGTGCAAGGCAACCAACCAACGAAAAGTGTTGCACAGCCTCAATTTGTTGTCCAGAACCAGCTCCAGCAACCTCAAGTCATTCTCCAGGCCCAGCCTCAGCAACCTCAAGTCATTGTCCAGGCTCAAATCCAGCAACAACAACATTTGGTTCAAAATCACACAATTCTTCAAAGTGGTACTCAACGAATCCACCTTCTGCAGCAACAGCAACCACAtttgcagcagcagccacaacaGGTTCAGCAGTCAGTGCAGGAACAGCAGCAAATAAAGATCCAACCTATTCAGGTACCCAATGATATGAACATGATCACACAGCTATCTGATCATCAAATGAAAATTCAACTATTGAAGGCTCTGCAGCCTCAGCAGCCTTTGATAATGGAGCAGCAGAATATGTTCATGGACTTGCAGCATCAAACTGTAAATTCCAATTCCCAGTCATCTGCTCAGCAATGTGCACAAGTAGCTACCCAAGTGGGTGGTATGCATAACAGCAACACTATTCAGTACCCAACACAGCAAAAGACTCAACCTCACCAACCAATTCAAGATTTTCCTGGGAATGCCGCATCTGTTGCAAACCCAGAAATTGCTACCTCCGTGGGTGCTCGCTCTTTGCATGTGCCAAGTGGAGTGCAGTCATTGAAGACAGAAGATGTTCCCTCTTCGTCAACATCACCACCCGCAAACAATAATCCTGTTCTTTTGCAATCGCTTCCATGTAGCTCGAAGAACCAAAGTTTACTTGCTGTAGCGAAGACACCTCAATCATCTGCTATAGCAGGCCCTACACTTGAACAAGGCATGAAGCCTTATGAGAGTACACAGCAAATGGTGATGATTCCCAAGATGGCTGAACAAAAGCCAGGTACCAGGCAAGACTATGTGAACAACACTCGGATGGATTATCTGGACACATCCTCTTCAGCTACTTCAGTTTGCCTTTCTCAGGCTGATGGATCATTGCATCAAAACTTTCCACCTTCATCCTTCAATCAGCATCAGATGTTAAGAGAAACAGTTCCAGATAGCGAGTTTGAGGTTACAGATCCAGGAAATAACTTTCTATTTGGGGCAAACATTGATGGACATCTGGAGTCTCTTAATGCGGATGCTTTGCTTGCAAATAACTTTGAAACCGAGAAGTACATGGATCAGATGCCAGGAGCCCCAGGACGTGGCATCTCTAATTATATTTCATCAAAGGATTCTCAGCAAGAGTTATCATCTTCAATGATTTCACATTCATTTGGTGTTGCTGAAATTGCATTCAATTCTATAGATTCATCAATCAATGATACTCCATTCTTAAATAGAAATTCCCGGCCTCCACCTCCTGCACATCAACGAATACGAACCTACACAAAG GTGCACAAGCGTGGTGCTGTTGGAAGATCTATAGACATCAATCGATATTCCGGATATGATGAACTGAAACATGATGTTGCTCGGATGTTTGGTATCGAGGGGCAACTCATTGACCAAAATAGAGGTGGCTGGAAGCTAGTTTATGAAGATCACGAGAAGGATGTTCTATTAGTTGGAGATGACCCATGGGA GGACTTCGTGAACTGCGTACGGTGCATCAGAATTCTCTCTCCGCAGGAAGAAATGCAAATGAGATTGGCCAGTGACTTTGGAGACAGCTTTCTACCCAACCAAGCATGCAGCAGCTCAGATGGGGTTCACCCATGGAGGGTTAGCGGTGACTAG
- the LOC120712872 gene encoding auxin response factor 21-like isoform X2: MAAPGTSSGGAGGEAGGGATKVNQELWYACAGPLVALPPAGSLVVYFPQGHSEQVAASMRKDADAKIPSYPNLPSKLICILISVTMHADPDTDEVYARMTLQPVSNVTQCDKETLLASELALKQTRPQTEFFCKTLTASDTSTHGGFSVPRRAAERIFPHLDFSMQPPAQELQARDLHDSIWTFRHIYRGQPKRHLLTTGWSLFVSGKRLLAGDSVLFIRDARQQLLLGIRRANRQPVNLSSSVLSSDSMHIGILAAAAHAAANNSQFTVFYNPRASPSEFVIPFAKYQKAVYSNQLSLGMRFRMMFETEESGTRRYMGTITGISDMDPVRWKNSQWRNIQVAWDEAAPSERRTRVSLWEIEPVIAPFFIYPSPLFTAKRPRQPGITDDETSDMENLFKRTMPWFGEEIYKKDLNTQNNLVPGLSLVQWMQQNPSLASTVGQPELLHSLAGKPVQTLAAADLSRQISFQPQFLQQNNIQFNTSLLPPQNQQTEQLAKVIATPNQSESVTVSQKVVQDCNPEQKQHAITQPVQGNQPTKSVAQPQFVVQNQLQQPQVILQAQPQQPQVIVQAQIQQQQHLVQNHTILQSGTQRIHLLQQQQPHLQQQPQQVQQSVQEQQQIKIQPIQVPNDMNMITQLSDHQMKIQLLKALQPQQPLIMEQQNMFMDLQHQTVNSNSQSSAQQCAQVATQVGGMHNSNTIQYPTQQKTQPHQPIQDFPGNAASVANPEIATSVGARSLHVPSGVQSLKTEDVPSSSTSPPANNNPVLLQSLPCSSKNQSLLAVAKTPQSSAIAGPTLEQGMKPYESTQQMVMNTRMDYLDTSSSATSVCLSQADGSLHQNFPPSSFNQHQMLRETVPDSEFEVTDPGNNFLFGANIDGHLESLNADALLANNFETEKYMDQMPGAPGRGISNYISSKDSQQELSSSMISHSFGVAEIAFNSIDSSINDTPFLNRNSRPPPPAHQRIRTYTKVHKRGAVGRSIDINRYSGYDELKHDVARMFGIEGQLIDQNRGGWKLVYEDHEKDVLLVGDDPWEDFVNCVRCIRILSPQEEMQMRLASDFGDSFLPNQACSSSDGVHPWRVSGD; the protein is encoded by the exons ATGGCGGCGCCGGGGACGAGCTCCGGCGGGGCcggaggcgaggcgggcggcggggccacCAAGGTGAACCAGGAGCTGTGGTATGCGTGCGCGGGGCCGCTCgtcgcgctgccgccggcggggagTCTTGTCGTCTACTTCCCCCAGGGCCACAGCGAGCAG GTAGCAGCATCCATGCGAAAGGATGCAGATGCCAAAATTCCAAGCTATCCAAATCTTCCGTCTAAGCTTATATGCATCCTGATCAGTGTTACCATGCAT GCTGATCCTGACACAGATGAGGTTTATGCTCGAATGACTCTCCAACCAGTTAGCAAT GTGACACAGTGTGACAAGGAAACATTGCTGGCATCAGAGCTTGCACTGAAACAAACCAGACCACAGACAGAATTCTTCTGTAAAACACTTACTGCAAGTGATACAAGCACTCATGGAGGTTTCTCTGTGCCACGGCGTGCTGCCGAGCGAATTTTCCCCCATCTT GACTTCTCAATGCAGCCTCCTGCTCAGGAACTGCAGGCCAGGGATTTGCATGATTCAATTTGGACATTCCGTCATATATATAGAG GTCAGCCTAAAAGGCATTTGCTGACTACTGGCTGGAGCCTATTTGTCAGTGGAAAGAGACTTCTTGCTGGTGATTCAGTCTTATTTATTAG GGATGCAAGGCAGCAACTCCTCTTGGGGATAAGGCGAGCAAATAGGCAACCTGTTAACCTCTCATCATCTGTTTTGTCTAGTGACAGTATGCATATTGGTATTCTTGCTGCTGCAGCCCATGCAGCAGCTAACAACAGCCAATTCACGGTATTCTATAACCCAAG GGCGAGTCCTTCAGAATTTGTGATTCCTTTTGCCAAGTACCAGAAAGCTGTCTATAGCAACCAACTATCTCTTGGCATGCGGTTTAGGATGATGTTTGAAACAGAAGAATCTGGGACAAGAAG GTACATGGGAACAATAACAGGTATAAGTGATATGGATCCTGTAAGGTGGAAAAACTCCCAGTGGCGCAATATTCAG GTTGCATGGGATGAAGCTGCGCCAAGTGAGAGGCGCACCAGGGTTTCCCTCTGGGAGATTGAACCTGTCATTGCTCCATTCTTCATCTATCCCTCACCATTGTTCACTGCAAAACGTCCAAGACAACCAGGGATAACAG ATGATGAGACCTCTGACATGGAAAATCTTTTTAAGCGGACCATGCCATGGTTTGGTGAGGAGATTTACAAGAAAGATCTGAATACTCAGAATAACTTAGTTCCTGGATTAAGTTTAGTTCAGTGGATGCAACAGAACCCCTCGCTCGCTAGCACAGTTGGGCAGCCGGAATTGCTACACTCATTAGCTGGCAAACCTGTACAAACTCTGGCTGCAGCTGATCTGTCAAGGCAAATCAGCTTCCAGCCCCAGTTCCTGCAACAAAATAACATCCAGTTCAACACTTCACTGCTACCTCCACAAAACCAGCAGACTGAACAGTTAGCAAAAGTGATAGCTACACCAAACCAATCGGAAAGTGTTACAGTATCTCAGAAGGTAGTTCAAGATTGCAATCCCGAACAGAAGCAGCATGCGATAACTCAACCAGTGCAAGGCAACCAACCAACGAAAAGTGTTGCACAGCCTCAATTTGTTGTCCAGAACCAGCTCCAGCAACCTCAAGTCATTCTCCAGGCCCAGCCTCAGCAACCTCAAGTCATTGTCCAGGCTCAAATCCAGCAACAACAACATTTGGTTCAAAATCACACAATTCTTCAAAGTGGTACTCAACGAATCCACCTTCTGCAGCAACAGCAACCACAtttgcagcagcagccacaacaGGTTCAGCAGTCAGTGCAGGAACAGCAGCAAATAAAGATCCAACCTATTCAGGTACCCAATGATATGAACATGATCACACAGCTATCTGATCATCAAATGAAAATTCAACTATTGAAGGCTCTGCAGCCTCAGCAGCCTTTGATAATGGAGCAGCAGAATATGTTCATGGACTTGCAGCATCAAACTGTAAATTCCAATTCCCAGTCATCTGCTCAGCAATGTGCACAAGTAGCTACCCAAGTGGGTGGTATGCATAACAGCAACACTATTCAGTACCCAACACAGCAAAAGACTCAACCTCACCAACCAATTCAAGATTTTCCTGGGAATGCCGCATCTGTTGCAAACCCAGAAATTGCTACCTCCGTGGGTGCTCGCTCTTTGCATGTGCCAAGTGGAGTGCAGTCATTGAAGACAGAAGATGTTCCCTCTTCGTCAACATCACCACCCGCAAACAATAATCCTGTTCTTTTGCAATCGCTTCCATGTAGCTCGAAGAACCAAAGTTTACTTGCTGTAGCGAAGACACCTCAATCATCTGCTATAGCAGGCCCTACACTTGAACAAGGCATGAAGCCTTATGAGAGTACACAGCAAATGGTGATG AACACTCGGATGGATTATCTGGACACATCCTCTTCAGCTACTTCAGTTTGCCTTTCTCAGGCTGATGGATCATTGCATCAAAACTTTCCACCTTCATCCTTCAATCAGCATCAGATGTTAAGAGAAACAGTTCCAGATAGCGAGTTTGAGGTTACAGATCCAGGAAATAACTTTCTATTTGGGGCAAACATTGATGGACATCTGGAGTCTCTTAATGCGGATGCTTTGCTTGCAAATAACTTTGAAACCGAGAAGTACATGGATCAGATGCCAGGAGCCCCAGGACGTGGCATCTCTAATTATATTTCATCAAAGGATTCTCAGCAAGAGTTATCATCTTCAATGATTTCACATTCATTTGGTGTTGCTGAAATTGCATTCAATTCTATAGATTCATCAATCAATGATACTCCATTCTTAAATAGAAATTCCCGGCCTCCACCTCCTGCACATCAACGAATACGAACCTACACAAAG GTGCACAAGCGTGGTGCTGTTGGAAGATCTATAGACATCAATCGATATTCCGGATATGATGAACTGAAACATGATGTTGCTCGGATGTTTGGTATCGAGGGGCAACTCATTGACCAAAATAGAGGTGGCTGGAAGCTAGTTTATGAAGATCACGAGAAGGATGTTCTATTAGTTGGAGATGACCCATGGGA GGACTTCGTGAACTGCGTACGGTGCATCAGAATTCTCTCTCCGCAGGAAGAAATGCAAATGAGATTGGCCAGTGACTTTGGAGACAGCTTTCTACCCAACCAAGCATGCAGCAGCTCAGATGGGGTTCACCCATGGAGGGTTAGCGGTGACTAG
- the LOC120712876 gene encoding eEF1A lysine and N-terminal methyltransferase-like has protein sequence MVVSPELEGLRRIAPSRFVSFSFPNPFLGHASDPYADGGGGAGHLHLLLSIQFSRLILVGPELSAPSPRVVPCAARPDPDPAHARLRPLLLALCPVAAFRDNAVPDVPLLTFQDDLLLLAPVKFVTGPVVGEMVVEDVAIDNAPGPAELHRRLRFKRMPCLVQTQVRLCRSSAAAASSSLVETLEGSGGFLQPEVRGSLAQPYLQAMVAGLAVIAPYIEESIQSGVRPRCLCAGVGGGSLPMSIRVGLQFNVLGVEADGVVLDVARNHFGLVEDEFLHVHVGDAIQMIENFSRQQEPGMKFSAVMMDLDSSDAMCGVSAPPLEVIHGSVLHAARTILDQHGVLILNVIPPPADGSVYKGLIDVLRQVFSELYEIDVGNGENFVLTATVSPIDTALTDNSGHFLTELRKLAVDFLEHIRKI, from the coding sequence ATGGTGGTGAGCCCGGAGCTGGAGGGCCTGCGGCGCATCGCGCCTTCCCGCTtcgtctccttctccttccccaaCCCTTTCCTCGGCCACGCTTCCGATCCTTACGcggacgggggcggcggcgccgggcaccTCCACCTCCTTCTCTCCATCCAGTTCTCCCGTCTCATACTCGTCGGCCCCGAGCTCTCCGCGCCTTCTCCTCGGGTCGTCCCTTGCGCCGCTCGCCCGGACCCGGACCCCGCTCACGCCCggctccgccccctcctccttgctCTCTGCCCCGTGGCCGCGTTTCGGGACAATGCCGTGCCTGACGTCCCGTTGCTCACCTTCCAGGATGACCTCCTCCTGCTTGCTCCCGTCAAGTTCGTCACCGGCCCGGTCGTCGGCGAGATGGTCGTCGAGGATGTGGCCATTGACAATGCTCCCGGGCCTGCCGAATTGCACCGCAGGCTGCGGTTCAAGCGCATGCCCTGCCTCGTGCAGACCCAGGTTCGCCTATGTcggtcttctgctgctgctgcttcgtcgTCGTTGGTGGAAACACTGGAAGGGTCAGGTGGTTTCTTACAGCCGGAGGTGCGTGGTTCCTTGGCCCAGCCTTACCTCCAAGCCATGGTTGCCGGTCTTGCAGTGATCGCGCCTTACATTGAGGAGAGTATTCAGTCAGGTGTTAGGCCTAGGTGCCTCTGTGCTGGTGTTGGAGGTGGATCACTCCCCATGTCGATCAGAGTGGGACTTCAGTTCAATGTGCTCGGTGTAGAGGCCGACGGTGTTGTCCTGGATGTCGCAAGGAATCATTTTGGTCTGGTGGAGGATGAGTTTCTCCATGTCCATGTCGGTGATGCTATACAGATGATAGAGAATTTTTCTCGGCAACAGGAGCCTGGTATGAAATTCAGTGCAGTTATGATGGATCTTGACTCCTCTGATGCTATGTGTGGTGTCAGCGCGCCCCCATTGGAGGTGATTCATGGAAGCGTCCTTCATGCTGCTCGCACAATCCTGGACCAGCATGGAGTGTTGATACTGAATGTCATCCCACCTCCTGCAGATGGATCCGTCTACAAGGGGCTGATTGATGTTCTTCGCCAAGTTTTCTCAGAACTGTATGAGATAGATGTTGGTAATGGCGAGAATTTCGTTCTTACTGCCACAGTCTCACCAATTGACACTGCACTTACTGATAATTCAGGACACTTTCTTACAGAACTGAGGAAATTAGCTGTGGATTTCCTGGAACATATAAGGAAAATTTGA
- the LOC120712873 gene encoding RNA-binding protein 208, whose translation MNGAGGSHQQQQQRLRQQQQQQQALLMQQALQQQQQYQSGVLAAATAAAMTQMEPISNGNLPPGFDPSTCRSVYVGNVNPNVTETLLIEVFQSAGLVERCKLIRKEKSSFGFVDYYDRRSAALAIMTLHGRHIYGQAIKVNWAYASTQREDTSGHFHIFVGDLSSEVNDATLYACFSAYPSCSDARVMWDNKTGRSRGYGFVSFRNQQEAETAITEMTGKWLGSRQIRCNWATKNNSEEKPETDNHNAVVLTNGGSSNSATDASLDGGSKENPENNPDCTTVYVGNLGHEVNRDELHRHFYNLGVGSIEEIRVQQEKGFGFVRYSTHGEAALAIQMANGLVVRGKPLKCSWGNKPTPPGTASKPLPPPVAPYQPAVAMPGVPQGFTAAELLAYQRQLALSQAAAGQIAGQHGLAGQVSAGLLAGSQALYDGYPNQSSAQQLMYYN comes from the exons atgAACGGCGCCGGGGGCAGCcaccagcaacagcagcagaggctccggcagcagcagcagcagcagcaggcgctcCTGATGCAGCAggcactgcagcagcagcagcagtaccagtCCGGCGTCCTCGCGGCAGCGACAGCGGCCGCCATGACCCAG ATGGAACCTATTTCCAATGGCAATCTTCCACCTGGGTTTGATCCTTCCACTTGTCGCAGTGT GTATGTGGGGAATGTGAACCCAAACGTCACCGAGACCCTTCTGATTGAAGTTTTCCAGAGTGCTGGCCTTGTGGAAAGATGCAAGCTCATCAGGAAAGAGAAG tcTTCCTTTGGGTTTGTGGATTACTATGATCGAAGATCTGCTGCTCTAGCAATAATGACCCTTCATGGTCGTCACAT ATATGGACAAGCAATCAAGGTGAACTGGGCGTACGCCAGTACACAGAGGGAGGACACATCTG GGCATTTCCATATTTTTGTTGGTGATTTAAGTTCTGAAGTGAATGATGCAACTCTTTATGCCTGTTTCTCAGCATATCCTTCTTGTTC TGATGCTCGAGTCATGTGGGACAACAAAACTGGGCGCTCCAGAGGTTATGGTTTTGTCTCCTTCCGTAATCAACAG GAAGCTGAAACTGCTATAACTGAAATGACTG GAAAATGGCTTGGAAGCAGACAAATAAGGTGCAACTGGGCCACAAAGAACAATTCAGAAGAGAAACCAGAAACTGACAATCATAATGCAGTTGTACTAACAAATGGTGGCTCGAGTAATTCAG CAACAGATGCAAGCCTGGATGGAGGAAGTAAAGAGAACCCAGAGAACAACCCTGATTGTACTACTGTATATGTTGGCAACCTTGGACATGAG GTTAACCGAGATGAGCTTCACCGCCACTTCTATAACTTAGGGGTCGGGTCAATCGAGGAAATTCGCGTTCAACAGGAGAAAGGATTTGGATTTGTGAGATATAGCACCCATGGTGAAGCAGCATTAGCTATTCAGATGGCCAATGGATTGGTTGTCCGTGGGAAACCTCTTAAG TGCTCATGGGGCAACAAACCAACTCCACCCGGGACTGCATCCAAGCCCCTACCCCCTCCAGTTGCTCCATACCAGCCTGCTGTTGCAATGCCAGGCGTCCCTCAAGGCTTCACAGCAGCTGAGCTTCTGGCTTATCAGAGGCAGCTTGCCTTAAGCCAGGCTGCAGCAGGGCAGATTGCAGGGCAGCATGGTCTCGCGGGTCAGGTATCTGCGGGGCTTCTTGCTGGTTCCCAGGCCCTCTATGATGGCTACCCAAACCAGTCATCTGCCCAGCAGCTTATGTACTAcaactag
- the LOC120712877 gene encoding pentatricopeptide repeat-containing protein At3g42630-like produces the protein MCSLLLPPWRPLPLAASPSLPSTHRLPPSSSSAGQVSTRAQAPPRRAAAVPRLRAAAPDADDAAALMVARAEAGDFAEARAIWAQLLHSSAAPCLPAAAPRLLPAYARLGRFDELLLAVRELSARDPAAARVLYPLAVSCLGAAGELARMEDAVLEMGRRGFRVDSATGDAFVRAYAAAGTVPQMEAAYRRHKRTGLLISRGAIRAMASAYISRQKYYKLGAFVADVGLGRRDAGNLLWNLYLLSFAANFKMKSLQRAFLEMIAAGFRPDLTTFNIRAAAFSKMCMFWDLHLSADHMRRDGVAPDLVTHGCFVDAYLERRLARNLTFAFHRLDGNAEAVVATDGIIFEAFGKGGFHASSEALLEATGEKQRWTYYKLLGVYLRKQHRRNQVFWNY, from the coding sequence ATGTGCTCGCTCCTGCTTCCACCATGGCGGCCGCTTCCTCTTGCagcctctccttccctcccctccacacatcgtcttcctccttcctcatcCTCAGCAGGCCAGGTCTCCACGCGCGCGCAGGCTCCGCCTCGGCGTGCCGCTGCCGTGCCCCGTCTAAGAGCCGCCGCTCCTGATGCGGACGACGCGGCGGCCCTCATGGTCGCGCGCGCCGAGGCCGGGGACTTCGCGGAGGCGCGGGCCATCTGGGCGCAGCTCCTgcacagctccgccgcgccgtgcctccccgccgcggcgccgcgcctcctcccggCGTACGCGCGCCTCGGCcgcttcgacgagctcctcctcgccgtgCGCGAGCTCTCCGCGCGGgaccccgccgcggcgcgcgtgcTCTACCCGCTCGCCGTCTCCTGCCTCGGCGCCGCGGGCGAGCTCGCGCGCATGGAGGACGCCGTGCTGGAAATGGGCCGCCGTGGCTTCCGCGTGGACTCCGCCACCGGGGACGCCTTCGTCCGCGCCTACGCGGCCGCCGGCACCGTCCCGCAGATGGAGGCGGCCTACCGCCGGCACAAGAGGACCGGGCTGCTCATCTCCCGCGGCGCCATCCGCGCCATGGCGTCCGCGTACATCTCCCGGCAGAAGTACTACAAGCTCGGCGCGTTCGTCGCCGACGTCGGCCTCGGCCGGCGCGACGCCGGCAACCTGCTCTGGAACCTGTACCTCCTCTCCTTCGCCGCCAACTTCAAGATGAAGTCCCTGCAGCGCGCGTTCCTGGAGATGATCGCCGCTGGCTTCCGGCCGGACCTCACCACCTTCaacatccgcgccgccgccttctccaaGATGTGCATGTTCTGGGACCTCCACCTCAGCGCCGACCACATGCGCCGCGACGGAGTCGCGCCGGACCTCGTCACGCACGGCTGCTTCGTCGACGCGTACCTGGAGCGCCGCCTCGCGCGGAACCTCACGTTCGCGTTCCACCGGCTCGACGGCAACGCCGAGGCCGTCGTGGCCACGGACGGCATCATCTTCGAGGCATTTGGCAAGGGCGGCTTCCACGCCAGCTCCGAGGCGCTGCTGGAGGCCACCGGCGAGAAGCAGCGGTGGACGTACTACAAGCTGCTCGGCGTCTACCTCAGGAAGCAGCACAGGAGAAACCAAGTCTTTTGGAACTACTGA